The genomic stretch ctctctctcctcttgtTCGCCTGCGTACGACGAaggaatctttttttttccccttttgtTACTAGCACGTTCTCTGCGCATTTCCCCCCTCACCTTTTCCCCCTtgattttcatcttcatatTCCTCACTGCTTACTtgcgtcttttttttttctttttttttttttgcttgttAGTGCAGTCTTTGAAATCGGCTGAATGGGATGTTAGATTGGTAGAACTGAATTCTTGGATTATTGGAACTCAAAAAGGGTTACGCAGCGGAGATGGCTTTTGCTACGACAAAGGCTCAAGCGAGAATGGGCAGCAATGATATCTTATTTCTTTGAATTTATATTTCGATTATCAGTCCTTGTACAACTGTAATTCGTGAGGAGCATGTCAAATCGTAGGCACGGGTGTTATCAACATCCATCATCCCCCTTTCTGAAGGAGTCGTACTCTGTCGATGAGGTCGATGCGGAATTGATAAGGTTGTTTGAGACGTGGTCATTCCATGAACGGTTAGACACTTTGGCCGAGTGGTTAAGGCGATGCCCTGCTATCAATTGGTATCATAGGCATTGTGTTCGCACGCGCAGGTTCGAATCCTGCAGGtgtcgtttcttttttctttttttagcaGACATGTtggtctcttctttttgtttctccaATTGGGAAGACACTTGATGAGCCGTACGTGAGATGACTCCTTTTAAACAGTATAGATATTTTTATGttatttcttttgttctttggtCAGTGTATACAGTTTGTACACAAGCTACACTAAGCCATCACGATAGATGCGGGTAGCTTCATAAGCTCTCTACTGCCGACGTGTCTCAAGGATAAAAAAGCGTCATTGGTCTAGGGGTTAGGATTCAACTCTTCCATGCTGAAAAGTTGAGGCCCGGATTCGAGTTCCGGATGACGcatttatttttctttttgtatcTTTTCGGACtaattttcctttgtttttcttttttttgattCTTAATTATTCACGTTGCGCGGTTTTTAATGACAGCTAACAAACACACGTCTGCTGTGTCTCGATCAATCCTCTGTCGTCAATCTTCCACAAGTACGCTCTCGCTCTCACCAAACAATCAAGACAATTTAACAGACAGAAATCTTTGCGTGTGATAATTTCTGAATAGCCCATCTAGCGGGCAACGTTGCTACTGTAACGAATCTTGAATTTACATATGTTTCCCCTGTATATCATGGtatccccccccccccccccccgaaATCTATCCGCTCGCGGCCCATTGCATTGCATGGTATCCATTCACCTAATCTGCGCTTTCTATTTACTGTTCTTGCTCCTCTGGCATTTCCTCATATACAAACCCGCAATCCACCTCACTCATCGACAACTCCGCCTTGCAAGCCAGTAGATCCGCAAGGTCGTCTGCAGAAATGGTTTCTATATCCAGCTCCTGCGTCCTATTTGTATAGTGCTGTATTTTCATCACGGCATCTGCTTCTCCGGGGTCTCGGAGTCTGCGTACTGAGCGGGCGAACCCGCCGCGGCTGGCTTCGATGCTCTGTCTCTGGTTTCTTTCAAAGTAGCTAAGTAAATGGCCTGCTGGGTCTTCATTCAGGTGTGCCTCGCGGCGGAAGAGCCCTGTTGCGGCATATTCTGGCCCTTGTACGGCACCAATAGTAGGATTAGGGTTAATCACAATCTGCCTTGTGTCAAGGTAGGAACGCTTCACCAAATCAGCAATATGaatgtcttcatcgtcataAATGCCTTCCGGACCCGCTGGGTTCCGGGTTGGAGGTTCTGGGTCGCGGTGTGGTATAAATGGTGTAGGACGTCGAAGCTGGCGGTCTACACCCGGGATCGTAATGAAATGTGCCTCTGGCTCATCTTCCTTGTCtatagaaaacaaaaacactCGGCCCGTGGCATCCCCAACGACTAATTTCCGTAGGTCGGGAGAAAAAGCGCCACAAGAAATGGGACCAGGAGCCTCTAAAAGGGTTCGCAAGTATGGCTTGCGCTTGTTACGCACATTCCACACCTTGACAGTCCCATCGCTGGCGCCTGAGTAGAACCGATCCAGATTATTCCCCCAAGCCGTAAACTTAACTCCGGtatcttccttttctcgGTCTTCATAGTACTCGTCCAAAGGACGGCCGTGCTGCAGTATGTGCACAGGTTTGTCTCCTTGAGCAGTGTCCCAGACGTACACTTTGCCGTCAGTGCACGCTGCAGTAACATATGCATGCCTCGAGGAGTTGGGCATGAATGTCAGTTCGTTAATGTCTGCCGCAAGGCAGTCAAGGTTGTGATATTCAGCATAGGCGCCATCCTGTTCTCTAAACAGATGAATCTGTGTCCGAACGCCAGGTACGACTTTCAACTGTGAGGGTGAAGTTGCTGCGATGAATCTCGGCAACGTAGGATGCCAAACCACTTCAAAAAAGTTGGCTGTTGTCGCTGTCAGAACAGTAACTCGCTGGTTTAGGGCTGCGTCCCAGAGAGTAATCTCTCCCGAGTTCCGCTTGTCTTCTGGGATATCAAGGTCTTCCCCAGAAAAGCTCCGAGGAGAGTAACCCACGGCTAGCAGAtgcctgctcctccagcagcggcCCCATTGCATAGTTGCAGGATAATATGCCCATTTGCCAGAGTCGTCGGCATCGGTACGTgtgcaagaaaaagaaatgtaGGGGCTATTTGCAATGTCATTCCTGTCGATGGTATATATCCGAACAGCCTCCGTTGGGACGTCGGCCGCGGTAGCAACTCGCCCAGAGCCGTCCTTGGCCGCGGCAACAAAGTTGACGTTGCCCTCGAAATACCATGTGGCCAACGCCGTCATGTTGCTGCCCGTCGGATCAACCTTCCAAACCTTGACTGTTTTGTCGAAGCTGGAAGTGTATGCCAAGCCAAGAACATGGTCGTAATCAGAGCACACAACTGATGAATAGAGCCACGGATCTTGGCTTCGGCGCATGGCCACGGTCGAATTTTCCCCCTTGTCAACCAGCGGTCGCGGGATCCGATGGTCGGGAAACGCCTTCAGCTGACCCAACTTGGTCGAACAAAGCAGCAAGTTTCCAGGCTTGTTATACTGTTGATTATGGCTGTCAGAGTGCACCGTCGTGCCGCATAGAACATTGCAATCCGGAATCCAGGTTGTCGTCGCGATGTCTCCGGCGCAGTTTGTGTATTCTGCAACCAAAGTCAGGCTATCCTCATGGACCTTTTTGAATTCGTTTTGAAAGTTCTCATATTGACGCATCGACCCAAATCCCCGGTTTCCTTCTGTTTCACGGGCCAACAGCAAAGTTGCCAGTCGACCAGCGCGCCTACTCTCCTGCTGATGTCGAGAGTCCTGAGCGCTTGGGTCTAGTGTCAGAATTTGAGCGTTATCAGGTGGTGCCGCCTTGTTCGCGAGTACATCCGAGCAGTAATTCCGAATATCCTTAGCTGTTCGGTAAGGCAGGGTGGTGTCATTGATTGAAGGAACGTCAAACTGAAGGCATAGCCGCGCCAAGTTCTCGGGAATAGCAGGGGCATTTGGAGGAAGATATTTCGAGATGCACTCGTTGATTTGCCGGACCTCATCAGACGTGAAGTCCACATGGTAGACCATTGGGCTGTTCATCTCTCGTTGTAGGTCACGGTATAAGCTGGCGCCTTTCGCAATGAGGTCGCGATCTGATGCCGTTTGGTAAGGTCGTTGTTCGAGAGCAAACCATGCGTTTGACGATGGACTGCATTTAGGAAGCGGTTTCCAGCGGCTCCAATGCGTTGCAGGTGTAGTACTTTCGAGCATGTCGATTCTGGGGGTCTCCAGCTGTTGGACATCTGGCATATGCACCTCAGGTGCATCTTCGCCCTGCGTTGGCGGTGGATCCTCCACTGGGGCGAAATGATACTCGGCGGCTGCTAGCTCTTTCACTAGATGAAGTTGATATTCCTAGCGAGCAGTGTTAGCTGAAGTACACATAGAAATAAGCCTTCtccgtctttttccttgtttaATTTCACCTACAGGTTTCCGAGATAACTCTGTAACAATCATCTTGGCTTTTATAGCCGTCCACTCATCATTGGCAGGCAGTGTGTAGTCGTTTTCATCCAATCGGGAAATAAAGACCGGATCCTTGGCAAATATAGAAACGGCCTGTTGCCGTGGATTAGCCAATGCCTCCAAGGCCCTTGAACATTTCAAGTATCCCATACTCTTATCGCAATCTCATCGATTATATATTCAGAGGATGATAGGTCCGCCAAGCCTCGGCTGACATACGGCGAGACCTGTTGGCAGGCAATAGTCTGCTTCTCGGCCCAGGAAAGATTCACGCGTCTCTTCTTGAACGGCGGCTCCTCGCCCAGGGCAGAGACGCGGTCATGGTGCTGGCGCTGTGCTTCAAGCAACGGCTGGCCGATGCCAATTCGACTTCCGTTTGCGAGGTGGTCCAgagacggcggcgatggtggcGGCGTTTCAGTCAAGTCGACGACCTCAACGACCGGGGGTCTGGAGGCGCCAGAGGTAAGCACGAGGCTCATGGAGACGGCCGGGTCGCCACGAGGCTCGGGAGAGCATCTCAAGCAGGTGTCGGAATGGATCTCGGGCTCTACGGGCGCGGTACAAAGGATAGTATAAGACTTACCCCATCGCGTGCCCACACGTTTAAAGCTCTCAGGTTTCTTAAGCCAACGGATACGTAAGAAGGGGGGTCTTAAAACACAGCTAAAGGGAGGCTAGATGCTGATGTGTCACGTGATACGGTTTATGTAATAAAATACAATTATATTGGCCTCAACTAGaattataaagctaaaataagtttaagaACCCTTACTTTCAATATAGAAATAGGATTATTATTCTTAGGGTTTAAAAGATCTTAATTTTTGTTAAAAAATACTATACTAATAGTTTTAAGCCTAATATCccttatattataaagcgCAAATCTTCCAGTTCAATcgtgatatttttttttgctctttcagCTATGATTAATGTTTAATCGGATCTAATTGCTCAGGGGTTCGGGAATACAGCCTAAGATGTCCTGAAAGCTCCTTTGCGACATGCTATCCTTCCCCAAGAATTGTCGCATAGTCTCTCAGCTAATGTCTCTGGCCTCTAGTTAAACACAGTTATTTACAATCATAAACACATGCACATTTATACACATTATTCTAAAGCAAATGTATGCTCATTAAACATACTTGACCTCTTCCTGTCAAAGTCTAAAACCAGGGGTATTGGGCTACTACAATCGCGACAAACACTATTCTCCGACATGCAAGATCCAGTGTGACGTAGATCTAGCACGATCCACAAAAAGAGGCGCGCCGACAGCTTGTTATGTAACATTTAAAACCGCCAGCAATAATTGTAGAAAAATAGCTATAAGTCTGGACATGTCCATTTATTGTTATAATTGCTATAATAAGCAGTGGTTATGgttcttttatattataaaaacatTTCTTTATACAGAAAATTTGTAGCATTTCGAAAGCAGTAAGACATGGCACATTCTTTGCCATTTAGTTCATATACCTGGAACCGCATGGCAGAAACAAGAGCCATGCCGATGTATGATCTAGCTCTTCTATGCCAGCTCTTTTAAAACTAAATTGCTACGACATCTAGGGGCGATTTTCATAAGAGTACTAGTAGCTTGCCCAAGTCTAGCCATctaacaaaagaaaaggctgtTAACAAATGTGCTGTAACATCAAGGTCACCCAGCCTTCCCAGCCTCAAAACAGTACTACACATCACAGCAGAGACTTCAACATTAAAACATGGCTTCCAGACTCTTAAgttaagtttcttttttattactttatattCATAAAGCCTCTCGCGCTTACACCCGACAAACACATGATACATGGccaacaaaaacaaataaatagAGAGAAAATAGTATGCCGCCGACATGCTGCAATACATTGCCTCCAGCCTCTTACTATCCACAGCCACTATATCAGCAGGTAGCTGGGTAACCGAGTTGAAGCAGCTAGTAGCTATCCAAAACATAAAAACGTAACAATATCGCTCAACATCGTCATGCCTATTCATATACACCTCCCGCGCGATCTATATTTTTTTACAGCTTAGGAGCAGGGCCAGCCTCGGCAGCAATCTCCTCGTACATCTTGTCGATCTGGGTACGGAAGGCTCTTGCAGTCTGAGGGCGCTTCAGCTTGAGACTATGATCGTCAAGTTAGCAATTCACTCTAGATTGATGTATATATGCGGTATGGGGTTATATAACTTACGTTGGTGTGAAAAGCTCGTTTTCGATGCTAAAAGGCTCGATATCGAGATAGACATTTCGTACACGCTCAAAGCTGTTGAACTTTTGCTTCTGCGCAATCTTGTTCAAGATTTTGAGGAACTCCTGCTTAACCTTGGGGTGGTTGGCAGCTGTCTTGAGGGCGGCACGGTCATCAGCGGTGAGAGTCTCGCCAAGAATCTTGCTGGCCCACGGAGGGAAGTTCTCCAGATCGATACCGAAGACACCGACAAGAGTAGACTCCTTGGCATCACCGTGGACATAGGCCATGGCAATCAGGTTGGTGTTGCCCAGGTAGACGTTCTCAATACGCTCGGGAGAGATGTATTCGCCCTGGGACAGCTTGAGGACGTTCTTCTTGCGGTCAATGATCTTGAGACGACCCAGCTTGTCAATCTCTGCAATGTCCCCAGTGTGGAACCATCCATCGGGGTCGAGGGCTTTCTTGGTCTCCTCTTCGTTCTTGTAGTACTCGCGGAAGATGCACGGGCCGCGGAGGAGCAGCTCACCGCGGGGGTTAGGCTTGTCCTCGACGGTGTACTCGAACTCAGGTACAGACTCCAAGCAGATCTCGACACAGCCAGTTGGGGGTCCAATGTTGCCAAGACCGAAATCTCCGGGCACCTGGACGGTACCGACGGCATATGACTCGGTCAGGCCGTATCCCTGGTAAAAGTTGTTACCAAAGGCGGCACGAAGGAACTCTTGAACGTCAGGGTCCAGCTGAGCGCTACCGCTGATCATGGAGTGGGCCCTGTCCAAACCCACAGCAGCCCTGACCTTGGGAGTCCAGATGCGGTCGTAGAGGAAGTGCGTGTTGCTGGCTTGTCCTGGCGGCAGGCGCATGTTGGCCTTTTTAGTGTTGATGACGGTTCGAGAGAGCGCGCCCTTGACACCCTCGGCTTCAATGGTGGCGGTTCGGATCGCCGAGTTGAAGCGGTTGAATAACCGGGGGACAGAGATGAAACCTGTGGGCTTGAGAATCTTCATGTCATCAACCAGCCCCAGGATGTCGCCGCGGAAGAAGCCAATGCTGGCGCCTTCGGAAAGGGCAACCTGATCAACCATTCTGCCATAGATGTGAGCAAGAGGCAGATAGGACAGGTGGACATCCTTGTGTGTCACGGAACCCTGCAGACGACTCGACGAGACGGCAGAAACAGCATTGCCATGGGTGATGACAACGCCCTTGGGCGCTCCGGTGGTGCCTGAAGTATAGTTGATTGTGCAGAGATCTTCCCAACCGGCCGGGCGCATGGGGCGGCCCGATTTGGCGCcaagctcctccacctccttgAAGGAGTAGATCTTGATACCGTGCTGAGCGGCAATGTTGTTCAAGACAGACTTCTTGGTCAGACCCTCTTGTTCACCCTGCTCCAGTTCATCGAGAGAGATGATCAGCTTGAGGGTGGGAATTCGAGGCGCCAATTTCAGGAGGGTGGGGATGTGAGGCAGACTGCAGGCGACGCAGGCAAGTTCGGCGTGGTTGATGATGTACTCGGAGGCGTCTGGGCCGAGAGTCTCATAGAGCGACACAGCGAAGAGAGACTGTGATGCAAGTGCAAGATCTATTATATAAGGAGGTTGGTTAGCTCTTTGGTCTACTGTTGCGCCTAGGAAGCATTGCAGTGCGCAGCCATCAGCTCAGCTTACCGGTGATTTGCCATTCGGCGCGGTTCTGAGACCAGAGACCAACACCGTATTTATCCGCGTTGTGGCCGTTGGCCTTGTGGATTTCGACGATGCCAGCTCCCAGGTTCTTGCGGCGCTCAGCAACCTCGCCGTACGTCTCCCACTCAAACTGATCCTGCCATGATTGCGTGGCCGCGTTCCAATGGCGGGTGCCGAGGCAGCGCTTGTTGGGGCGCTTCTTGACAGAGGCTTCGAACAGGTCGTGGATTGATTGGATCTCGGGGTTGAACGTGGTCAAAAGGGCACCATCGCCAATCTTGTGGTGGCGGTAGATGGGAGTGCGGCCGGGGCGCTCTGAGCCGGGGAGGGCCACGCCATGCAGAGCTCCGGGCGCCGGCGGAGTTGACAGCTTCTTGATGTACGCCTCTACGTCCTTGGTAGCCATTGTGTCGGAGGATGTGAGTTGAGCTGGCCGCGTGTTGATGAGACGAGTTGCTGCAACGCTCGTGACGTGCACGAGAATCTATGGAGTGAGAGGAAAGGCGACGTgcaagccaaagaaaaggaaagataCCAATTACTGAAAGAGGGAAACGTAATTAAGAAAGCGgaatgcaaagaagaaatccaGATCTAGAGTCGAGGCTGGGAGAGAAAGGTGGAGGTTTAACGAAACATGGGCTGCTGAAAAAGGATGGCCGGCCGAGGGCCTCGGCAGCCCCAGATTTTGGTCGATGGTGGCTCGcgcaggcaaaaaaaaaaagacatctAGCCAAGTACAGAAACCATTAGCGCTGCGACGGCAGCTGCTAATAGCGGCCAGCCACCCACTGAGGCGTTCCCACCAGCGGACTTGTAGTGGGCTGGAGCTCCCGTGGCCAGCGGATAGAGGGTTGGTGTTCCGCAGTCCGTCCGTCTTGGCCGCTAGAAACTAAATAAGATTGATCAATGCCAGGCGAGATGCGAGGTCTAGGTCTGCTATACAGAGTATAAGACAACTAAAAATTGCATgagtacctacatgtaggaTTAAATCAACTTGCGTACCTAGGCGAAGATATTTCATGATTGGTAAGTATTGGTACAAGTGTATTGATAGCTTATAACGTCTTACCCAGGTGGTTCTTTAATGTGCCCGACTCCCCGTCTCCGTAGTACGTACTTGAATAGTTCGACAAATCACCTTCAGTGGCGGCTCAACCCGCCTAGGTTAGTTGAGCCTTTGACAACTCGCAACAACACCAGCACTCGCCAGAGATTATTTTCCAACTCTTTCAATTAAACCGTAAATTGAATCGTCGTCTACTCCAGCCAAACGGCGCCGCAACAAGTCCGGGCCACAGCGTAGCACAGCCAGGCCAAAAGTCCGGATCCCGTAGTGACGTCGGCTGTTTCGGGGAATAACAGCCACTCGGTGGCGACGCTTGTGCTCCCACAGCAGGCGAAGCGGATCCTATTTCGTCTTTTCTGTGACTCTGTATATGCTGTTTTCCATATCATcgcctgttgctgctgttctcttttttttttttcccgtaACTGCTTTCTCTTCCAGTAGTTAGCAGCAGTTGTTTCCATCTTAACATTCAGTATAATGCTCTTCTGATTTCGTAATCCCTCGGAATCCGGGGCAACTGGGGGAGCAACTTGGCGGCCAGGCAGCTTTTGGCTTAACAGTCCTCCGCTAAAGCACGCCGGTGGGCCTCGGTTCCAGGGGACGTCCGCAGCTCGGCAGCCAATCATGTCGCTGCTATTCGGCATAGCGTCTTGTTTCGGCATGTGAAACCCCAGACCCTTTGGAGAGGCGCCGCGGACGGTCTTCTGTAAAAGGGTTCTTTGTCCGTCCCCTCACAAGCCAATGGCCATTGGTGCTTTACAGCTGGCTGGGGGCTGGAAACGTGTTCATTACCACTCATTCTTAGATGCTGGAGCTACACTAGTAGTCACCAGGCAATAAACGGTAGCGCGTTCCCCGCGTTATCCCGCATTCTGAAAGCCGAGGACAACGTTGATGCTGACTGATTCTCCCATAACGTCTATCAGAGGGCGTATAAGCCTAAGCAGCTGTACAGTTCttataggtacctacctaggtagagGGGCAGTATATCAACTTTGCCAGCCGTTTTATGTATACGTTCTATAGATTGCTATCAGTACAAGGCAGCACCACTCGAGtacatactagtagtatatgCCACTTACCCTATACTTTGCACCAGTTTCAGTCAATCAACAGCCCCAAGACAACACGCTTAAAAGATCCAATATCATCGACTTGTCGGAGAAAAAAACTCAAGCCGTCACGGAACTGGCATTTGATACGTTTCATACGACGTACAAGGCCACCCAGGTTGAGCCCGTTTCGAGCTTCTTTGCCGATGTGACTCATGTGCCACGCTGTGAGGCTAAGACGAGACCAGTTATAAATAAGCTGTCAAAGCTGTCCCTGTTCCTGTATCACCACGAAACCATCGCATCATGAATTACAACCCTTTTCTCGCTTGAAATGAATCAAGTTGAGGCTCTAATGCCATTCTCGGCCATCATCTCATAGCTACCTAGCTATTGTATAAGCCTCATCTCACGATATCTGAGACCAGTATCCTACCTTGTCCAAGATGGACTATCCATTCGACGTGAGAGAGCCGACAATGTATTATTTTACAGTCTTGTAcactcttttttcttttagagACGCGTATCACTCAGATAGCAGTGCGTACAATTTGCTCAATTGATTCGCCCTCTTCACCTCCCTTGGACTTGTAATTCAAAATGTCTCAGACATACATCCCCGCTAGTGTACGACCATGAAGCTTTATTCAACCGCTTCATGCTAATAATAAGATACCACGCCAACCTTTTCTCCCTGGCATGGCCGTGTTCTGTGGCTCTCTGTAATATTTTTTCCCCCAGCTTCTTCGGCTAAGATATTCTCGCCATGTTCGCCATGTCCGTCAAGCCGCGAACAATCATCATCTGCGTCCGGGCCCTTCAgggcatcatggccgctgcCAGCATCGCCTTGACAGCATACGGTGTGTTTTTCTCTAGCATTTTAAAACCAAATTCTGATTTCTATACTCATCCATTTTCATAGTCGTCAATTGGCATCTCAGGGGGTCTCATCTCTCCACGCCCCCGTCCATCAACTTTCTTCTATTCTGCCCAGTCTTCACGCTCGCCTCCGTCCTCTACATCGAACTCACGCCGCGCCTCGCTCCCCGCGCCATACGCCCGAGGATATCCCTGGGCATCGAAGCCACAAACTGCATCTTGTACTTTTCGGGATTCATCGCCGTGGCCATATGCCTTGGCGATCTGGCCTTCTGCAACGGCCCAGTCTGCATGGCGGGCCGTGGCGCTGCGGTTTTGGCAGCGGTGCAGTTCAGTCTGTGGATGTTCTCCGCCATCCTTGCCACAAAGGAGATTTTCAAGGGCGGCAGCGGGCAGATTAAGCTACCGGGCAGGGGACGTGGCACTGGAGACGTGGAGCTCTGAGCGTTgtatttttttctgttctaCTTTCTCTCTTGGATCATGCATTAGATCTAGATAAATGTAGCGTCGGACTCCCGATTAGGCGAGAGCTGAACTGGGGTTACATGGCACCATGGCGTTGCGATTAGCATGGCTTATGATGAACGAGCCATAATAATGGCTGGATAACAAGCATCTTTGGTAAGCAGTCGGCAGTTGCTAGTTGGGAAGATAGTTCATTGCATTGGTTCAAAACCGGTCCCTTTGGCAGGTCTGTTACCAAACTATCACACACTAGGGCATTTACCATTTCTCGTGGTATGGCTAAGAGACGTGGGCTAGCTGGCTGGTATAAGCAATTATGAAAAGCCTACTTTGCCAGAGCAttcaaagaagatggaaagaattAAGAAAAGCCAACGTATTTCACTAGCCAATCTTACCTAACCGTTCACG from Trichoderma atroviride chromosome 3, complete sequence encodes the following:
- a CDS encoding uncharacterized protein (EggNog:ENOG41), producing MSLVLTSGASRPPVVEVVDLTETPPPSPPSLDHLANGSRIGIGQPLLEAQRQHHDRVSALGEEPPFKKRRVNLSWAEKQTIACQQVSPYVSRGLADLSSSEYIIDEIAIRAVSIFAKDPVFISRLDENDYTLPANDEWTAIKAKMIVTELSRKPEYQLHLVKELAAAEYHFAPVEDPPPTQGEDAPEVHMPDVQQLETPRIDMLESTTPATHWSRWKPLPKCSPSSNAWFALEQRPYQTASDRDLIAKGASLYRDLQREMNSPMVYHVDFTSDEVRQINECISKYLPPNAPAIPENLARLCLQFDVPSINDTTLPYRTAKDIRNYCSDVLANKAAPPDNAQILTLDPSAQDSRHQQESRRAGRLATLLLARETEGNRGFGSMRQYENFQNEFKKVHEDSLTLVAEYTNCAGDIATTTWIPDCNVLCGTTVHSDSHNQQYNKPGNLLLCSTKLGQLKAFPDHRIPRPLVDKGENSTVAMRRSQDPWLYSSVVCSDYDHVLGLAYTSSFDKTVKVWKVDPTGSNMTALATWYFEGNVNFVAAAKDGSGRVATAADVPTEAVRIYTIDRNDIANSPYISFSCTRTDADDSGKWAYYPATMQWGRCWRSRHLLAVGYSPRSFSGEDLDIPEDKRNSGEITLWDAALNQRVTVLTATTANFFEVVWHPTLPRFIAATSPSQLKVVPGVRTQIHLFREQDGAYAEYHNLDCLAADINELTFMPNSSRHAYVTAACTDGKVYVWDTAQGDKPVHILQHGRPLDEYYEDREKEDTGVKFTAWGNNLDRFYSGASDGTVKVWNVRNKRKPYLRTLLEAPGPISCGAFSPDLRKLVVGDATGRVFLFSIDKEDEPEAHFITIPGVDRQLRRPTPFIPHRDPEPPTRNPAGPEGIYDDEDIHIADLVKRSYLDTRQIVINPNPTIGAVQGPEYAATGLFRREAHLNEDPAGHLLSYFERNQRQSIEASRGGFARSVRRLRDPGEADAVMKIQHYTNRTQELDIETISADDLADLLACKAELSMSEVDCGFVYEEMPEEQEQ
- a CDS encoding uncharacterized protein (EggNog:ENOG41) is translated as MGPPVVEVVDLTETPPPSPPSLDHLANGSRIGIGQPLLEAQRQHHDRVSALGEEPPFKKRRVNLSWAEKQTIACQQVSPYVSRGLADLSSSEYIIDEIAIRAVSIFAKDPVFISRLDENDYTLPANDEWTAIKAKMIVTELSRKPEYQLHLVKELAAAEYHFAPVEDPPPTQGEDAPEVHMPDVQQLETPRIDMLESTTPATHWSRWKPLPKCSPSSNAWFALEQRPYQTASDRDLIAKGASLYRDLQREMNSPMVYHVDFTSDEVRQINECISKYLPPNAPAIPENLARLCLQFDVPSINDTTLPYRTAKDIRNYCSDVLANKAAPPDNAQILTLDPSAQDSRHQQESRRAGRLATLLLARETEGNRGFGSMRQYENFQNEFKKVHEDSLTLVAEYTNCAGDIATTTWIPDCNVLCGTTVHSDSHNQQYNKPGNLLLCSTKLGQLKAFPDHRIPRPLVDKGENSTVAMRRSQDPWLYSSVVCSDYDHVLGLAYTSSFDKTVKVWKVDPTGSNMTALATWYFEGNVNFVAAAKDGSGRVATAADVPTEAVRIYTIDRNDIANSPYISFSCTRTDADDSGKWAYYPATMQWGRCWRSRHLLAVGYSPRSFSGEDLDIPEDKRNSGEITLWDAALNQRVTVLTATTANFFEVVWHPTLPRFIAATSPSQLKVVPGVRTQIHLFREQDGAYAEYHNLDCLAADINELTFMPNSSRHAYVTAACTDGKVYVWDTAQGDKPVHILQHGRPLDEYYEDREKEDTGVKFTAWGNNLDRFYSGASDGTVKVWNVRNKRKPYLRTLLEAPGPISCGAFSPDLRKLVVGDATGRVFLFSIDKEDEPEAHFITIPGVDRQLRRPTPFIPHRDPEPPTRNPAGPEGIYDDEDIHIADLVKRSYLDTRQIVINPNPTIGAVQGPEYAATGLFRREAHLNEDPAGHLLSYFERNQRQSIEASRGGFARSVRRLRDPGEADAVMKIQHYTNRTQELDIETISADDLADLLACKAELSMSEVDCGFVYEEMPEEQEQ
- a CDS encoding uncharacterized protein (EggNog:ENOG41) encodes the protein MPDVQQLETPRIDMLESTTPATHWSRWKPLPKCSPSSNAWFALEQRPYQTASDRDLIAKGASLYRDLQREMNSPMVYHVDFTSDEVRQINECISKYLPPNAPAIPENLARLCLQFDVPSINDTTLPYRTAKDIRNYCSDVLANKAAPPDNAQILTLDPSAQDSRHQQESRRAGRLATLLLARETEGNRGFGSMRQYENFQNEFKKVHEDSLTLVAEYTNCAGDIATTTWIPDCNVLCGTTVHSDSHNQQYNKPGNLLLCSTKLGQLKAFPDHRIPRPLVDKGENSTVAMRRSQDPWLYSSVVCSDYDHVLGLAYTSSFDKTVKVWKVDPTGSNMTALATWYFEGNVNFVAAAKDGSGRVATAADVPTEAVRIYTIDRNDIANSPYISFSCTRTDADDSGKWAYYPATMQWGRCWRSRHLLAVGYSPRSFSGEDLDIPEDKRNSGEITLWDAALNQRVTVLTATTANFFEVVWHPTLPRFIAATSPSQLKVVPGVRTQIHLFREQDGAYAEYHNLDCLAADINELTFMPNSSRHAYVTAACTDGKVYVWDTAQGDKPVHILQHGRPLDEYYEDREKEDTGVKFTAWGNNLDRFYSGASDGTVKVWNVRNKRKPYLRTLLEAPGPISCGAFSPDLRKLVVGDATGRVFLFSIDKEDEPEAHFITIPGVDRQLRRPTPFIPHRDPEPPTRNPAGPEGIYDDEDIHIADLVKRSYLDTRQIVINPNPTIGAVQGPEYAATGLFRREAHLNEDPAGHLLSYFERNQRQSIEASRGGFARSVRRLRDPGEADAVMKIQHYTNRTQELDIETISADDLADLLACKAELSMSEVDCGFVYEEMPEEQEQ
- a CDS encoding uncharacterized protein (EggNog:ENOG41~TransMembrane:4 (i12-34o49-69i90-109o121-140i)) encodes the protein MFAMSVKPRTIIICVRALQGIMAAASIALTAYVVNWHLRGSHLSTPPSINFLLFCPVFTLASVLYIELTPRLAPRAIRPRISLGIEATNCILYFSGFIAVAICLGDLAFCNGPVCMAGRGAAVLAAVQFSLWMFSAILATKEIFKGGSGQIKLPGRGRGTGDVEL